In the Paenibacillus pabuli genome, one interval contains:
- a CDS encoding L,D-transpeptidase, with product MGYHIIANFPKNRDYKGILKVYDDTGKLVFEPKEALGRGTNDPKNRNDHTNWVLQNADIPTGVAKTIVYEKGSSLSSYGPHKRIWLYEAVSGNFLTAEKNGRREIMIHGGDPSTTSSLTWYPLRPTHGCIRLCNEDQKDLIDVLVKNGSEGKITVNEI from the coding sequence ATGGGTTATCACATTATTGCAAACTTTCCTAAAAACCGAGATTACAAAGGAATTTTAAAAGTCTATGACGACACTGGCAAATTAGTCTTTGAACCAAAAGAGGCGTTAGGGCGCGGAACGAATGATCCGAAGAATAGGAATGATCATACGAATTGGGTGCTTCAAAATGCGGACATTCCAACAGGTGTAGCTAAGACTATAGTTTATGAAAAAGGGAGTTCGTTGTCGTCGTATGGACCCCACAAACGGATATGGCTGTATGAAGCAGTTAGCGGTAATTTTCTGACAGCCGAAAAAAATGGACGACGAGAAATTATGATACATGGTGGCGATCCTTCAACCACTTCATCATTGACTTGGTATCCTCTCAGACCAACACATGGCTGTATTCGTTTGTGCAATGAAGATCAGAAGGACTTAATAGATGTATTGGTCAAAAACGGAAGTGAAGGTAAGATTACTGTAAATGAGATCTAA
- a CDS encoding beta-mannosidase: MSKIQSQIFQNWTFKACEDQEWLPAQVPGCVHTDLLKLDKIPDPFYGTNEKEIQWIDKKDWEYRTAFDINEDLLSQEHLEIVFDGLDTYADVYVNDQHVLSADNMFRVWNVDVKSIVKSSGNELRIRFRSPIQEDLPKLEKLGYALPASNDQSDVGGLGDKRVSIFARKAPYHYGWDWGPRFVTSGIWREARLEGWSEVKINDVFIRQNEVTVSAASLTAIVEVETLNPIETIIRIGTDGQTWEQAASLQAGVQTIEIPVSINKPKLWWSRGLGDPHMYSFVTEVLKGEQVVADTTVKTGLRSIRLVRDKDEAGASFYFELNGVAVFAKGANHIPNDSFITEITAERYRHEIVSSAESNMNMLRVWGGGIYEEDVFYELCDEYGLLVWQDFMFACSMYPGDEAFLNSVRHEAIDNVKRLRNHPSIVLWCGNNEIDSAWAHYIEDGGWGWKKDYNTEQREKIWADYEAIFHELLPEVVEAYAPGVDYWPSSPLVSLTGDEKQHANPSTSEGDIHYWGVWHNVEPFENYNVHVGRFMSEYGFQSFPEYKSVRKYAEEEDLALESEVMLAHQKNGAGNRLIKQYMDMYMHEPKDFPSFLYMSQVLQAEAMKTAIEAHRRRKPYCMGTLYWQMNDCWPVASWAGMDYFGNWKALQYYAKRSFSDVLVSVDGTKEDRTDIYLISDQLQPVEGQLQVRLIGFDGTVYREEEYAVTLESNSGKQVLSLNNADWLQGRDTATTLLRLDLKQTGQADIVQEHYFAPSKDIGLKQAAIQVTEIQETDGSYLVLESDTLAKQVWISTEAEGVFSDNFFDIIPGIPVKVKFTSREGLQNAGAVSEAGAIEVRSMADFIKL, translated from the coding sequence ATGAGTAAAATACAATCACAGATTTTTCAGAATTGGACGTTCAAGGCTTGTGAGGACCAAGAATGGCTGCCGGCTCAGGTGCCCGGATGTGTACATACGGATCTGCTGAAACTGGATAAGATTCCGGACCCGTTTTATGGAACCAACGAGAAAGAGATTCAGTGGATTGACAAGAAGGATTGGGAATACCGTACAGCGTTTGATATTAACGAGGACTTGTTATCCCAGGAACATTTGGAGATTGTGTTTGATGGTCTCGATACATATGCGGATGTATATGTGAATGACCAGCACGTATTATCCGCTGACAACATGTTCCGCGTGTGGAATGTGGATGTGAAGTCCATTGTGAAGTCCAGTGGTAACGAACTGCGAATCCGCTTTCGGTCACCGATTCAAGAAGATCTGCCTAAGCTTGAGAAGCTGGGTTATGCATTGCCTGCATCCAATGATCAATCCGACGTAGGTGGACTTGGTGATAAGCGCGTGAGTATTTTTGCCCGGAAGGCACCGTATCACTATGGATGGGACTGGGGTCCTCGCTTCGTAACAAGTGGCATCTGGCGTGAAGCGCGTCTGGAAGGCTGGTCCGAAGTGAAAATCAATGATGTATTCATCCGGCAAAATGAAGTAACCGTTTCCGCGGCCTCGTTGACGGCCATCGTGGAAGTTGAAACGTTGAATCCGATTGAAACCATCATTCGTATCGGTACGGATGGTCAGACCTGGGAACAGGCTGCTTCCCTGCAAGCAGGCGTGCAAACGATCGAAATTCCAGTTTCGATTAACAAGCCAAAGCTGTGGTGGAGCCGGGGGCTTGGTGATCCGCATATGTACTCCTTCGTTACTGAAGTGCTCAAGGGAGAACAGGTTGTGGCCGATACAACGGTTAAGACAGGACTTCGATCCATTCGCCTGGTGCGGGACAAGGATGAAGCTGGAGCTTCCTTCTATTTTGAATTGAACGGTGTTGCCGTCTTTGCGAAAGGCGCCAATCATATCCCAAATGACAGCTTTATCACTGAAATTACGGCTGAGCGTTATCGGCATGAGATTGTCTCATCAGCCGAATCCAACATGAATATGCTGCGGGTATGGGGCGGCGGTATCTATGAAGAAGATGTGTTCTATGAATTGTGCGATGAGTATGGCTTGCTGGTGTGGCAGGACTTTATGTTTGCATGCAGCATGTATCCGGGTGATGAAGCGTTCCTGAACAGCGTGAGACATGAAGCCATCGATAATGTTAAACGACTGCGCAATCATCCAAGCATCGTACTGTGGTGCGGAAACAACGAAATTGACTCTGCCTGGGCCCATTACATCGAGGATGGCGGCTGGGGCTGGAAAAAGGATTATAATACCGAACAGCGCGAGAAGATCTGGGCAGATTATGAAGCCATTTTCCACGAGCTTCTTCCGGAAGTGGTTGAAGCTTATGCACCAGGTGTGGATTACTGGCCTTCTTCGCCACTCGTATCGCTGACAGGTGATGAGAAGCAGCATGCTAACCCATCGACGTCGGAAGGGGATATTCACTACTGGGGCGTGTGGCACAACGTTGAACCTTTTGAAAACTATAACGTTCACGTTGGACGTTTCATGAGTGAATATGGCTTCCAATCGTTCCCTGAATACAAATCGGTCCGCAAATATGCTGAGGAAGAAGATCTGGCACTAGAATCCGAAGTGATGCTGGCACACCAGAAGAACGGTGCAGGTAACCGGCTGATCAAACAGTACATGGACATGTACATGCATGAACCGAAGGACTTCCCATCCTTTCTGTACATGAGTCAAGTGCTTCAGGCCGAAGCGATGAAAACAGCTATTGAGGCGCATCGCCGCCGCAAACCGTATTGTATGGGAACACTCTACTGGCAGATGAATGATTGCTGGCCGGTGGCTTCCTGGGCAGGCATGGACTACTTCGGCAACTGGAAGGCATTGCAATATTATGCCAAACGCAGTTTCAGTGACGTACTGGTCTCGGTGGATGGTACGAAGGAAGATAGAACGGATATTTACCTGATTTCGGATCAGCTGCAGCCGGTTGAAGGCCAATTGCAAGTGCGGCTCATAGGGTTTGATGGTACGGTATACCGGGAGGAAGAGTACGCAGTCACTCTGGAATCCAATTCAGGTAAACAGGTCCTGTCGCTGAATAACGCCGACTGGCTGCAAGGGCGGGATACAGCAACAACCCTGTTGCGATTGGATCTGAAGCAGACGGGTCAAGCTGATATTGTGCAAGAACACTATTTTGCACCGTCGAAGGATATTGGCTTGAAACAAGCTGCGATCCAGGTGACTGAAATACAAGAAACCGATGGTTCATATTTGGTTCTGGAAAGTGACACATTGGCTAAACAGGTATGGATCTCTACAGAAGCTGAAGGCGTATTCTCTGATAACTTCTTCGATATCATTCCTGGTATTCCGGTGAAGGTCAAGTTCACGTCCAGAGAGGGATTACAGAATGCTGGTGCAGTATCGGAAGCTGGTGCGATTGAGGTTCGATCGATGGCTGATTTTATTAAATTGTAA
- a CDS encoding LacI family DNA-binding transcriptional regulator, which translates to MGKKVTMQQIADAAGVSKFAVSRALTGKPGVSEQTRDMIVRTAGQLGYFKTESKRYPVDPQPARSSKPVQSGTILILFPNIRSQNRSSLYWGPVFDGISARLNEQGMDILTLTEPSSDRMFSVLNPEAISGIITVGSISTPILLEIYRLRIPLVMVDHEDPAIHGDTVFTDNIKCMKELVLMLVSKGYRRFQFAGQLPDAASFRERWLGYRTVLEDMQLPGKQQADLLGPDLKLIQKAITEMPLADIPEVIVCTNDHTAVIVLRALQSRGVSVPERCAVTGFDNTSVDEPILATVHINKENLGIRAVDQLLWRMEHPQEPYERKLIYSELVVRDEYNAIREQDQSE; encoded by the coding sequence ATGGGTAAAAAAGTAACCATGCAGCAAATCGCCGATGCTGCGGGAGTGTCAAAATTTGCAGTCTCGCGTGCTCTGACGGGAAAACCGGGGGTGAGCGAACAAACCAGGGATATGATTGTGAGAACTGCAGGTCAACTGGGTTATTTCAAGACTGAATCCAAGCGTTATCCTGTTGATCCACAGCCTGCACGCAGCAGCAAGCCAGTGCAGTCAGGCACAATTCTGATTTTGTTCCCCAACATTCGTTCCCAAAATCGCTCCTCACTGTACTGGGGGCCTGTATTTGACGGTATTTCTGCACGCCTTAACGAACAGGGGATGGATATATTAACGTTAACCGAGCCTTCTTCGGACCGGATGTTCTCGGTACTTAATCCTGAAGCGATTAGCGGAATTATAACCGTTGGTTCCATCTCCACCCCTATATTGCTTGAGATTTACAGACTTCGAATACCGCTCGTAATGGTGGATCATGAAGATCCGGCCATTCACGGGGATACCGTATTTACGGATAATATTAAATGTATGAAAGAACTGGTGTTGATGCTTGTAAGCAAAGGGTACAGACGGTTCCAGTTTGCCGGCCAGCTTCCTGATGCCGCCAGTTTCAGAGAGCGATGGCTGGGATACCGAACGGTGCTGGAAGACATGCAGTTGCCAGGAAAGCAGCAAGCCGACTTGTTGGGACCGGATCTGAAGCTCATTCAGAAGGCGATTACCGAGATGCCGTTAGCAGATATTCCTGAAGTCATCGTCTGTACCAATGATCATACGGCAGTGATTGTACTGCGTGCCTTACAGAGTCGAGGCGTTTCGGTGCCTGAACGCTGTGCGGTGACCGGGTTTGATAATACGAGTGTAGATGAGCCTATTCTTGCCACCGTTCATATCAACAAGGAAAACCTTGGCATTAGGGCAGTGGATCAATTATTATGGCGTATGGAACACCCCCAAGAGCCATATGAACGCAAGTTAATTTATTCCGAACTCGTTGTACGGGATGAATACAACGCCATTCGCGAGCAAGACCAAAGTGAATAA
- a CDS encoding DMT family transporter produces the protein MGRVIGKQVNVSRRADLQMLLATVIWGSSYLFMKSGLESMQELNLVAFRFSIAFIAAAIIFHRRLFRMDLKALGAGTIMGTALFAAFVLITYGVQRTTTSQAGFLISLAVIFVPILSTILHRRMPDTRLMISIIVAVAGLGLLTLQHELSLHTGDVLCILAALTYAIYIMIAGRYIPKHDPLTLGSIQLGVAALWGIAATFLFESPQLPDSPESWVAILGLGVLCSGIGYILQTLAQRHASPTRTSLIFSLEPLFAAGFAFSFQGETLTLQGYTGAALMLLGVLITEIKSLDVRYWRRKRATLPADLGEQGASGI, from the coding sequence GTGGGCAGAGTCATTGGAAAACAAGTCAATGTTTCAAGAAGAGCAGATCTGCAGATGCTGCTCGCAACTGTTATTTGGGGTTCCTCCTATTTATTCATGAAGTCAGGGCTGGAGTCCATGCAAGAACTCAATTTGGTTGCTTTTCGCTTCAGTATCGCTTTTATTGCGGCAGCGATCATTTTCCACCGGAGACTGTTCCGAATGGATCTGAAAGCACTCGGGGCGGGTACCATTATGGGGACGGCATTATTTGCAGCCTTTGTGCTGATTACTTATGGCGTACAGCGGACGACGACTTCGCAGGCAGGATTTCTAATTAGTTTAGCTGTGATCTTTGTACCGATCTTGAGTACGATCTTACATAGACGCATGCCTGATACGAGGTTGATGATTAGCATTATTGTGGCTGTTGCTGGGCTTGGTCTGCTAACACTCCAGCACGAGCTTAGCCTGCATACCGGCGATGTACTGTGTATTTTGGCCGCTCTAACGTATGCTATTTATATTATGATTGCTGGACGGTATATTCCGAAACACGATCCCTTAACACTTGGTAGCATTCAGCTGGGAGTTGCAGCCCTCTGGGGAATTGCAGCCACTTTCCTGTTTGAGAGTCCGCAGCTGCCGGATAGCCCTGAATCCTGGGTGGCTATTCTCGGACTTGGCGTGCTGTGCAGTGGTATTGGATACATCCTCCAGACGTTGGCTCAACGTCATGCATCGCCTACCCGTACCAGTCTCATTTTTTCTCTTGAACCGTTGTTTGCGGCGGGATTTGCTTTCAGCTTCCAGGGAGAGACACTAACGCTGCAAGGATATACGGGAGCGGCATTGATGCTGCTGGGTGTATTAATTACAGAAATCAAATCATTGGACGTCAGATATTGGCGTAGGAAACGGGCGACATTACCGGCAGACCTTGGGGAGCAGGGAGCTTCCGGGATATAA
- a CDS encoding LysR family transcriptional regulator translates to MSLVKYEIMNAVVEYGSLTKAADALNITQSAVSHAIASLESECGFTLLNRGRTGVKVTAEGERILGYTREILRWNELMNQEISLIRGAEVGTVRIGTFASVSTQWLPGILKQFRLRHPGIEIKLWEGDYAEIEAWLAGGAIDLGFLSLGEPMSYETIPLQKDRLMCILPLGHPLADETSVSFELLLEQPFILPRWGGDNEIERLIRHHTAKLNVVYEVAEDQAIMAMVRNGLGISLLPEMVLQGHTNELALVPLSGDPYRTIGLACPSLANLSPATCRFIEAVQEWLAHTR, encoded by the coding sequence ATGTCATTGGTCAAATATGAAATTATGAATGCTGTCGTAGAATATGGAAGTCTTACCAAGGCTGCAGATGCACTGAATATTACTCAGTCTGCTGTCAGTCATGCCATTGCCAGTCTGGAGTCGGAATGTGGATTCACATTGTTGAATCGAGGCCGTACAGGGGTAAAGGTTACCGCTGAAGGAGAACGGATTCTTGGTTACACTCGTGAAATTTTGCGTTGGAACGAGCTCATGAATCAGGAAATATCCCTCATTCGTGGAGCTGAGGTCGGTACAGTGCGCATTGGAACATTTGCCAGCGTCTCGACCCAATGGCTGCCTGGAATACTGAAACAATTTCGCCTGCGGCATCCTGGAATTGAGATCAAACTATGGGAGGGTGACTATGCTGAAATCGAAGCCTGGCTGGCTGGCGGGGCTATTGATCTCGGCTTTTTATCCCTTGGCGAACCGATGTCTTATGAGACCATCCCTCTGCAAAAAGACAGGTTGATGTGCATCCTGCCCCTAGGTCACCCACTTGCAGATGAGACTTCTGTATCGTTTGAATTACTGCTGGAACAGCCTTTTATCCTACCCCGCTGGGGTGGTGACAATGAGATTGAACGTTTGATTCGGCACCATACCGCCAAGCTGAATGTGGTCTATGAGGTTGCTGAGGATCAGGCCATCATGGCCATGGTTCGAAACGGTCTCGGAATCAGTCTCCTGCCTGAGATGGTATTACAAGGTCATACGAATGAACTGGCACTTGTACCACTCAGCGGAGACCCTTACCGTACCATTGGACTAGCGTGCCCTTCTCTGGCCAATTTGTCTCCAGCCACGTGCCGTTTTATTGAAGCTGTACAAGAATGGCTGGCTCATACCCGTTAG
- a CDS encoding AAA family ATPase gives MRKEEFPYNIPALRSTKELNLDQNVTFLVGENGSGKSTLLEAIGVSCGFSIVGGKDLVITQKKDNADLSAILKLQWMPRVSQGFYFRAETFDTFTKYIDELAEDPYVGGSAYAPYGGKSLNERSHGQGFLTFFSNRLSRSGLYLLDEPESALSPQNQLALLRMINEMEGSGKAQFIIATHSPILMAYPGATIYHFTEEHIREIKYEDTSHVQITRDFLNNPERYLKYLFSD, from the coding sequence ATGCGCAAAGAAGAATTCCCATATAACATTCCTGCTCTGCGTAGCACGAAGGAACTGAACTTAGATCAGAATGTTACCTTCTTAGTAGGAGAGAACGGATCAGGTAAGTCCACTCTCCTCGAGGCGATAGGCGTTAGTTGTGGATTCAGTATCGTTGGTGGCAAAGATCTTGTCATTACGCAAAAGAAGGACAACGCTGATCTCTCCGCCATCTTGAAACTGCAGTGGATGCCAAGAGTGAGCCAGGGTTTTTATTTTCGAGCAGAAACCTTCGATACATTCACTAAATATATTGATGAACTGGCAGAGGACCCCTATGTCGGTGGAAGTGCTTATGCACCTTATGGCGGTAAGTCTTTAAATGAGCGTTCTCATGGCCAAGGTTTTCTGACATTTTTCTCAAACCGTTTGAGTCGTAGTGGGTTGTATCTGCTGGATGAGCCGGAATCTGCGCTGTCACCGCAAAACCAGCTTGCCCTTTTGCGCATGATCAATGAGATGGAGGGGAGTGGAAAGGCACAGTTTATTATTGCAACCCACTCACCCATTCTGATGGCCTATCCGGGTGCAACCATCTATCATTTTACAGAAGAACATATAAGGGAAATAAAATATGAGGACACGTCTCATGTGCAAATTACGCGTGACTTTTTGAATAATCCTGAGCGTTATTTAAAATATCTATTCTCCGACTAA
- a CDS encoding OadG family protein, whose amino-acid sequence MSSNKELEQVDERMDRLEQKLDHLAVHLQGNRRSPATRFLIGFAVVLAILFILMICIGVIQFVSNWS is encoded by the coding sequence ATGAGCTCCAATAAAGAACTGGAACAGGTGGATGAAAGAATGGACCGGCTTGAGCAGAAGCTGGATCATTTGGCAGTTCATCTTCAGGGGAACCGGCGTTCACCCGCTACGCGATTTCTGATTGGCTTTGCTGTTGTATTGGCCATCCTTTTTATACTCATGATATGCATCGGCGTTATACAATTTGTGAGTAACTGGAGTTAA
- a CDS encoding tetratricopeptide repeat protein, translating into MSQLEQAIRLRQDGKMQEAIELLHKMAEKDPGNAGVWYQLAWAHDSLGLEREAVPYYEKALSQGLSGEDRAGAILGLGSTYRTLGQYEQAKKWLEVGMEEFPAQREFEVFYAMVLYNMGEHAEAMKRLLIQLADTSTDRGIHDYSRAIRFYSDQLDRIWE; encoded by the coding sequence ATGAGTCAACTAGAGCAGGCAATACGCTTAAGACAGGATGGCAAGATGCAGGAAGCTATTGAGTTATTGCATAAAATGGCTGAGAAGGACCCAGGGAATGCGGGCGTATGGTATCAATTGGCTTGGGCACATGATTCACTTGGATTGGAACGCGAAGCGGTGCCGTATTATGAGAAAGCGCTTAGCCAAGGATTATCGGGGGAAGACAGAGCTGGAGCCATTCTTGGACTCGGCAGTACATATCGGACCCTGGGTCAGTATGAGCAAGCTAAGAAATGGCTGGAAGTGGGGATGGAAGAATTTCCGGCGCAGCGGGAATTCGAAGTGTTCTATGCGATGGTACTCTACAATATGGGGGAACATGCGGAAGCCATGAAACGACTACTGATTCAGCTGGCGGATACATCGACGGATCGAGGCATACATGATTACAGTAGGGCAATTCGCTTTTATTCGGATCAACTGGATCGCATCTGGGAGTAG
- the cyoE gene encoding heme o synthase, which produces MLRDMIALTKPRLLRLNVFAVAVGFWVASKWDISWLSLLLVIIGSTLVIASACVINNYWDRELDQKMERTKKRIEYINHLRPAFVLWYGIILGVAGFAVLYVWVNPLSGWLSLLGWFAYIVIYTMWLKRSSTWSTSLGGIAGAMPPVIGYCAVTNQIDMGAWLLFALLFLWQPPHFWSLGIRRVEEYRAAGFPLLPVVKGIKRTKFQMVPYVLLLLPAVFLLYYYDYVGLVFLIVSLLSSAVWFIHTLSGLKTQDDEKWAKINFLISVNYLMLIFILMVVNTTWR; this is translated from the coding sequence ATGCTTAGAGACATGATTGCATTAACGAAGCCCAGACTTCTGCGGCTTAATGTATTTGCGGTTGCCGTTGGATTCTGGGTCGCTTCAAAATGGGATATCTCGTGGTTATCCCTACTGCTGGTGATCATTGGATCTACTCTGGTTATCGCATCGGCATGTGTCATCAACAATTACTGGGATCGAGAACTCGATCAGAAGATGGAGCGAACCAAAAAACGTATTGAGTATATCAACCATCTTCGTCCCGCCTTTGTACTCTGGTACGGTATCATTTTGGGTGTGGCCGGTTTTGCCGTGTTATACGTCTGGGTGAATCCGCTATCAGGTTGGCTTTCGCTTCTGGGTTGGTTTGCTTATATCGTGATATATACGATGTGGCTGAAGCGCAGCTCAACCTGGAGCACCTCTCTCGGAGGCATAGCCGGTGCGATGCCTCCGGTGATTGGTTACTGTGCGGTAACCAACCAGATTGATATGGGCGCATGGCTGCTGTTCGCATTGTTATTTCTATGGCAGCCGCCACACTTCTGGTCGCTTGGGATCCGGCGGGTTGAGGAATATCGTGCAGCCGGTTTTCCGCTTTTGCCTGTTGTAAAGGGGATTAAACGGACAAAGTTTCAAATGGTGCCTTACGTGCTCCTCTTACTCCCTGCAGTATTTTTGTTGTACTACTACGATTATGTTGGACTTGTGTTTCTGATCGTGTCGCTGCTAAGCAGTGCTGTCTGGTTCATCCATACACTTAGCGGGTTGAAGACGCAGGATGACGAGAAATGGGCCAAAATCAACTTTTTGATCTCGGTTAACTATTTAATGCTTATTTTTATCTTAATGGTTGTGAACACGACCTGGAGGTAA
- a CDS encoding DUF3243 domain-containing protein, which yields MNESNHVIHKDGQVATEKVGKAIDKIAPEEREQILQNFNAFKEYLGKRIAMGESIGLGEEQMAKIAEKVADYLAAKEEPRNREEKLLQELWNVGKEEERHMLAHMLVRLAQRTH from the coding sequence ATGAATGAGAGTAATCATGTAATTCATAAAGATGGTCAAGTGGCAACGGAGAAGGTAGGAAAAGCAATCGACAAAATTGCGCCTGAGGAAAGAGAACAAATTTTGCAAAACTTCAATGCATTTAAGGAATATTTGGGTAAACGCATCGCTATGGGAGAATCCATTGGCCTGGGAGAAGAGCAGATGGCCAAAATTGCTGAGAAGGTAGCTGATTATTTGGCAGCCAAGGAAGAGCCGCGCAATCGTGAAGAGAAATTGCTGCAGGAGCTATGGAATGTGGGTAAGGAAGAGGAACGGCATATGCTGGCCCATATGCTGGTGCGTCTTGCACAGCGCACGCACTAA
- a CDS encoding MFS transporter yields MNMKWLVRSQSMVTLASGMIYPYYLLFLKNLGNSFSKYGLAFAVFTISSAAASQWLAPRLDTYAKRWLIMSSLGMAGAMIAFPWITSYIWVLLLQIIMGLCNAMQRMSERVLLADYTEPGKRGKPVGNYHFWTSAASGFAVIIGGLLIDWLTIDVLFYLSALLYIWGSVSVWRSNHTTNQ; encoded by the coding sequence ATGAATATGAAGTGGTTGGTCCGCTCTCAGAGCATGGTAACCCTTGCTTCGGGTATGATTTATCCCTATTATCTGTTGTTTCTTAAAAACCTCGGTAACAGCTTCTCCAAATACGGACTTGCCTTTGCTGTGTTTACTATCAGCTCAGCCGCAGCATCACAGTGGCTTGCCCCAAGGCTGGACACTTATGCAAAACGGTGGCTAATCATGAGTTCGCTTGGCATGGCTGGTGCAATGATAGCTTTTCCCTGGATTACAAGCTACATATGGGTATTGCTGCTGCAGATCATAATGGGGCTCTGCAATGCTATGCAGCGGATGAGTGAACGGGTGCTGCTTGCAGACTATACTGAGCCAGGCAAACGGGGTAAGCCGGTCGGCAATTATCACTTCTGGACGTCAGCTGCCTCAGGGTTTGCCGTGATTATCGGTGGATTGCTGATCGACTGGCTGACGATTGATGTTTTATTTTATCTAAGTGCATTATTGTATATTTGGGGAAGTGTATCCGTATGGCGGTCCAATCATACGACAAACCAGTAA
- a CDS encoding FAD-binding oxidoreductase produces the protein MFKKMGVLLLLLVLCIWTYWRTGGEDQNPYLITDYSRLHPVKVERVVQAEQEKQFVELLKDARENQLTVSIAGQRHSQGGHTYYQDGIVIDMTSYNRVLDIQPEAKKITVQAGATWADVQRAINPYGLSLKNMQSQNIFTVGGSISVNAHGRELRNGSLIQSVDSFRLLTADGQIREVSRTSNSELFPLALGGYGLFGLILDVTLALTEDELYRLNVDRTQAAAYPSYFRQNVLGDPNMRMHLARISLQPGEGYFSDMYALNYAIDTEASLQDYNKMSVREPGVLPAKILFNLNRGTVWGREWFWGLQQRYFEAQDGTRVSRNNAMASPSAFMEYHQPGNNDLLQEYFIPVDTFPAFVEEMGEIVSQEKLDLLNITVRYVEKDDEAVLSYATQDMFGLVCLFHASLSDEEQAKFKASLQKIIDLVIRMNGTYYLPYQAYATTEQFEQAYARQDEFFAAKELYDPEHTFMNYFMEQYGGNSK, from the coding sequence GTGTTTAAAAAAATGGGTGTACTCCTGCTGCTTCTCGTTTTATGTATTTGGACGTATTGGAGAACGGGAGGAGAAGATCAGAATCCATATCTTATTACAGACTACAGCCGCCTACACCCGGTAAAAGTGGAACGCGTCGTGCAGGCCGAGCAGGAAAAGCAGTTTGTGGAGCTGCTGAAGGATGCAAGGGAAAATCAACTAACGGTATCCATAGCAGGACAACGCCATAGTCAAGGCGGACATACTTATTACCAGGACGGCATCGTCATTGATATGACTTCCTATAACCGGGTACTGGACATCCAGCCGGAAGCAAAAAAGATAACCGTTCAAGCCGGAGCTACCTGGGCTGACGTGCAGCGTGCTATCAATCCTTATGGGCTGTCGCTTAAAAATATGCAGTCTCAAAATATTTTTACGGTCGGAGGTTCGATTAGTGTGAACGCCCATGGAAGGGAGCTTCGCAACGGATCGTTGATTCAGAGCGTCGACTCCTTTCGTCTCCTGACTGCAGATGGGCAGATCCGGGAAGTGAGCCGTACGTCCAATTCGGAACTATTCCCTTTGGCATTAGGTGGATATGGACTCTTTGGTCTGATTTTGGATGTGACGCTGGCGTTGACGGAGGATGAATTATATCGACTTAACGTCGACCGGACACAGGCCGCAGCGTATCCGTCGTATTTCCGTCAGAATGTACTAGGCGACCCGAATATGCGGATGCATCTGGCCCGCATTTCACTTCAGCCGGGCGAGGGATATTTTAGTGACATGTATGCTCTCAATTATGCGATCGATACAGAAGCCTCACTTCAGGATTATAACAAAATGTCTGTCCGTGAACCGGGCGTGCTGCCTGCCAAGATTCTATTTAACCTTAATCGCGGAACGGTGTGGGGACGAGAGTGGTTTTGGGGGCTGCAGCAGCGATATTTCGAAGCACAGGACGGAACGAGGGTTAGCCGAAATAATGCCATGGCTTCTCCATCTGCGTTTATGGAATATCATCAGCCAGGCAATAACGATTTGCTGCAGGAGTATTTTATCCCTGTGGATACTTTTCCTGCTTTTGTTGAGGAGATGGGAGAGATCGTCTCGCAGGAGAAGCTGGATCTGTTGAACATAACCGTGCGTTATGTGGAAAAAGATGATGAAGCCGTTTTGTCTTATGCGACACAGGATATGTTCGGGCTGGTATGCCTATTCCATGCTTCGCTGTCAGATGAAGAACAGGCGAAGTTCAAAGCAAGTTTGCAGAAAATCATAGATTTAGTGATCCGTATGAACGGTACCTATTATTTGCCCTATCAGGCCTATGCCACGACAGAACAATTCGAGCAAGCCTACGCTCGCCAGGACGAATTCTTTGCTGCGAAGGAACTGTATGATCCAGAGCATACTTTTATGAACTACTTTATGGAGCAATACGGAGGGAATAGTAAATGA